Proteins encoded together in one Pseudomonas sp. Seg1 window:
- a CDS encoding GspH/FimT family pseudopilin, which translates to MSQQGSSLIELLMGLAIGAIVLLLVSPAFATLTESNHRDEAAQSLLYGIRHARTLALTHNQSVVIHAINGDWGQGWRIVLDISGKGPGDSSNPLLVERAIDAKVPIVGNWSVSRYVRFSNLGQPLMPGRAFQAGTLHVCSIREPVSQHQIVLAATGRVRLGSDKTEQALCQKTKNVRSNGRAAL; encoded by the coding sequence ATGTCGCAACAGGGATCCAGCCTGATCGAACTGCTTATGGGACTGGCGATTGGCGCAATTGTTCTGCTGCTGGTCAGTCCGGCGTTTGCCACACTCACGGAGTCGAACCATCGGGATGAGGCCGCGCAATCCCTGCTCTACGGTATTCGCCATGCCCGAACGCTGGCGCTCACCCACAATCAGAGTGTGGTGATTCATGCCATCAACGGCGACTGGGGTCAGGGCTGGCGGATCGTTCTGGATATCAGCGGCAAGGGGCCGGGAGACAGCAGCAATCCGCTGCTGGTAGAGCGTGCGATTGACGCGAAGGTGCCCATTGTCGGCAACTGGTCGGTGAGTCGTTATGTGCGGTTCAGCAATCTGGGCCAACCGCTGATGCCCGGGCGGGCCTTTCAGGCAGGGACTTTACATGTCTGTTCGATTCGCGAGCCGGTCAGCCAGCATCAGATCGTACTGGCGGCGACCGGTCGGGTGCGCCTGGGCAGTGACAAGACTGAACAGGCGCTGTGTCAGAAAACCAAAAACGTCAGATCGAACGGACGCGCAGCTCTTTAG
- the ispH gene encoding 4-hydroxy-3-methylbut-2-enyl diphosphate reductase: MQIKLANPRGFCAGVDRAIEIVNRALEVFGPPIYVRHEVVHNKFVVEDLRSRGAVFVEELDQVPDDVIVIFSAHGVSQAVRTEAAGRGLKVFDATCPLVTKVHIEVAKYSRDGRECILIGHAGHPEVEGTMGQYDASNGGAIYLVEDEKDVAELQVHNPEKLAFVTQTTLSMDDTSRVIDALRTRFPAIGGPRKDDICYATQNRQDAVKQLADECDVVLVVGSPNSSNSNRLRELAERMATPAYLIDGAEDLQKSWFDGVERIGITAGASAPEVLVRGVIQQLQAWGATGADELAGREENITFSMPKELRVRSI; the protein is encoded by the coding sequence ATGCAAATCAAACTCGCCAACCCCCGTGGCTTCTGCGCCGGCGTGGACCGGGCGATCGAAATCGTCAACCGCGCCCTGGAAGTTTTCGGGCCGCCGATCTACGTGCGTCATGAAGTGGTGCACAACAAGTTCGTCGTCGAAGACCTGCGCAGTCGTGGCGCGGTTTTCGTCGAAGAACTGGATCAGGTGCCGGACGATGTCATCGTGATTTTCAGTGCTCACGGCGTATCGCAAGCCGTGCGCACCGAAGCCGCCGGCCGTGGCCTGAAGGTGTTTGACGCCACTTGCCCACTGGTGACCAAGGTGCACATCGAAGTGGCGAAATACAGCCGCGACGGTCGTGAATGCATCCTGATCGGCCACGCCGGTCATCCGGAAGTCGAAGGCACCATGGGTCAGTACGACGCCAGCAACGGTGGCGCGATCTATCTCGTCGAAGACGAAAAAGACGTCGCCGAACTGCAAGTGCATAACCCGGAAAAACTGGCCTTTGTCACCCAGACCACCCTGTCGATGGATGACACCAGCCGGGTCATCGATGCCTTGCGCACGCGCTTCCCGGCTATCGGCGGCCCACGCAAGGACGACATTTGCTACGCCACGCAAAACCGTCAGGACGCGGTCAAGCAACTGGCCGATGAATGCGACGTGGTGCTGGTGGTCGGCAGCCCGAACAGTTCCAACTCCAACCGCTTGCGTGAGCTCGCTGAACGCATGGCCACACCGGCCTACCTGATCGACGGCGCCGAAGACCTGCAAAAGAGCTGGTTCGATGGCGTCGAGCGCATCGGCATCACCGCCGGTGCCTCTGCTCCGGAAGTCCTGGTGCGTGGTGTGATTCAGCAGTTGCAGGCCTGGGGCGCTACCGGTGCCGATGAGCTGGCCGGTCGCGAAGAGAACATCACGTTCTCGATGCCTAAAGAGCTGCGCGTCCGTTCGATCTGA
- the fkpB gene encoding FKBP-type peptidyl-prolyl cis-trans isomerase yields the protein MAEQRIGQNTEVTLHFALRLENGDTVDSTFDKAPATFKVGDGNLLPGFEAALFGFKAGDKRTLTVEPENAFGQPNPQNVQVIPRSQFADMELSPGLLVIFNDAANTELPGVVKEFDDAQVTVDFNHPLAGKTLTFDVEIINVKAL from the coding sequence TTGGCTGAGCAACGCATCGGCCAGAACACGGAAGTCACTTTGCACTTTGCATTGCGCCTGGAGAACGGCGACACCGTCGACAGTACGTTCGACAAGGCCCCGGCGACCTTCAAGGTCGGCGACGGCAACCTGCTGCCGGGTTTCGAAGCGGCGCTGTTCGGTTTCAAGGCCGGTGACAAGCGTACGCTGACCGTCGAGCCGGAAAACGCCTTCGGCCAGCCGAACCCGCAGAACGTGCAGGTTATTCCGCGTTCGCAGTTTGCCGACATGGAACTGTCGCCGGGTTTGCTGGTGATCTTCAACGATGCGGCCAATACTGAGCTGCCGGGCGTGGTGAAAGAATTCGATGACGCGCAAGTGACCGTCGACTTCAACCATCCGCTGGCGGGGAAGACGCTGACCTTTGACGTCGAGATCATCAACGTCAAAGCGCTGTAA
- the lspA gene encoding signal peptidase II, which produces MPDSLGRFGRLSWLWLSLLVLVIDQASKFYFEGKLEMFQQIVIIPDYFSWTLAYNTGAAFSFLADSSGWQRWLFALIAIVVSAVLVVWLKRLGRNETWLAIALALVLGGALGNLYDRIALGHVIDFILVHWQNRWYFPAFNFADSAITVGAVMLALDMFKSKKTGEAVHD; this is translated from the coding sequence ATGCCTGATTCCCTTGGCCGTTTCGGACGGTTGAGCTGGCTCTGGTTGAGTTTGCTGGTTCTGGTCATCGACCAGGCCAGCAAGTTCTACTTCGAAGGCAAGCTCGAAATGTTCCAGCAGATCGTGATCATTCCCGATTACTTCAGCTGGACCCTGGCCTACAACACCGGCGCTGCGTTCAGCTTCCTGGCTGACAGCTCCGGCTGGCAGCGCTGGTTGTTCGCCCTGATCGCGATTGTGGTCAGTGCGGTGCTGGTGGTCTGGCTCAAACGTCTTGGCCGTAACGAAACCTGGCTGGCCATCGCTTTGGCGCTGGTGCTGGGCGGGGCGCTGGGCAATCTGTATGACCGCATTGCCCTGGGCCATGTGATCGATTTCATTCTGGTGCACTGGCAGAATCGCTGGTACTTCCCGGCGTTCAACTTCGCCGACAGCGCCATCACCGTGGGTGCGGTGATGCTGGCACTGGATATGTTCAAAAGTAAAAAGACCGGAGAAGCCGTTCATGACTGA
- the ileS gene encoding isoleucine--tRNA ligase, translating into MTDYKATLNLPDTAFPMKAGLPQREPQILQRWDSIGLYGKLREIGKDRPKFVLHDGPPYANGTIHIGHALNKILKDMIIRSKTLSGFDAPYVPGWDCHGLPIEHKVEVTHGKNLGADKTRELCRAYATEQIEGQKTEFIRLGVLGDFANPYKTMDFKNEAGEIRALAEIVKGGFVFKGLKPVNWCFDCGSALAEAEVEYENKKSSTIDVAFPIADEAKLAAAFGLPSLSKPASIVIWTTTPWTIPANQALNVHPEFNYALVDIGDKLLVLAEELVEACLARYGVEGSVIATTTGKELELINFRHPFYDRLSPVYLADYVELGAGTGVVHSAPAYGVDDFVTCKKYGMVNDDILNPVQSNGVYVPSLEFFGGQFIWKANPAIVDKLTEVGALMHTTVIEHSYMHCWRHKTPLIYRATAQWFIGMDKEPVSGDTLRVRSLKAIEDTKFVPAWGQARLHSMIANRPDWCISRQRNWGVPIPFFLNKESGELHPRTVELMEEVAKRVEVEGIEAWFKLDAAELLGDEAPQYDKISDTLDVWFDSGTTHWHVLRGSHPMGHETGPRADLYLEGSDQHRGWFHSSLLTGCAIDNHAPYRELLTHGFTVDESGRKMSKSLGNVIAPQKVNDTLGADIMRLWVASTDYSGEMAVSEQILQRSADAYRRIRNTARFLLSNLTGFNPATDILPAEEMLALDRWAVDRTLLLQRELQEHYGEYRFWNVYSKIHNFCVQELGGFYLDIIKDRQYTTGADSKARRSCQTALFHISEALVRWIAPILAFTADELWQYLPGERNESVMLNTWYEGLTELPEGFELGRAYWDRIMEVKVAVNKEMEIQRAAKAVGGNLQAEVTLFAEEALSADLAKLSNELRFVLITSTASVAPFVQAPADAVVTEVSGLKLQIVKSAFPKCARCWHCREDVGVNPEHPEICGRCVDNISGAGEVRHYA; encoded by the coding sequence ATGACCGACTATAAAGCCACGCTTAACCTTCCGGACACCGCCTTCCCAATGAAGGCCGGCCTGCCACAGCGCGAACCGCAGATCCTGCAGCGCTGGGACAGTATTGGCCTGTACGGAAAGTTGCGCGAGATTGGCAAGGATCGTCCGAAGTTCGTCCTGCACGACGGCCCTCCGTATGCCAACGGCACGATCCACATCGGTCACGCACTGAACAAGATTCTCAAGGACATGATCATCCGCTCGAAAACCCTTTCGGGTTTCGACGCGCCGTATGTTCCGGGTTGGGACTGCCACGGCCTGCCGATCGAGCACAAGGTTGAAGTGACCCACGGCAAGAACCTGGGCGCGGACAAGACCCGCGAACTGTGCCGTGCCTACGCCACCGAGCAGATCGAAGGTCAGAAGACCGAGTTCATCCGCCTCGGCGTGCTGGGCGACTTCGCCAATCCGTACAAGACCATGGACTTCAAGAACGAGGCCGGTGAAATCCGTGCCCTCGCCGAAATCGTCAAGGGCGGCTTCGTGTTCAAGGGCCTCAAGCCAGTGAACTGGTGCTTCGACTGCGGTTCGGCCCTGGCCGAAGCCGAAGTCGAGTACGAGAACAAGAAGTCCTCGACCATCGACGTGGCGTTCCCGATCGCTGACGAGGCCAAACTGGCCGCCGCGTTCGGTCTGCCGTCGCTGAGCAAGCCTGCCTCGATCGTGATCTGGACCACCACCCCGTGGACCATCCCGGCCAACCAGGCACTGAACGTTCACCCGGAATTCAACTACGCGCTGGTTGATATCGGCGACAAGCTGCTGGTGCTGGCAGAAGAGCTGGTTGAGGCCTGCCTGGCGCGCTATGGCGTCGAAGGCTCGGTCATCGCGACCACCACCGGTAAAGAACTGGAACTGATCAACTTCCGTCACCCGTTCTACGACCGTCTGTCGCCAGTGTATCTGGCTGACTACGTCGAACTGGGCGCCGGCACCGGCGTGGTTCATTCCGCTCCGGCCTACGGTGTGGACGACTTCGTGACCTGCAAGAAGTACGGCATGGTCAACGACGACATCCTCAATCCGGTGCAGAGCAACGGCGTTTACGTGCCGTCGCTGGAATTCTTCGGTGGTCAGTTCATCTGGAAGGCCAACCCGGCCATCGTCGACAAGCTGACCGAAGTCGGTGCGCTGATGCACACCACCGTCATCGAGCACAGCTACATGCACTGCTGGCGCCACAAGACCCCGCTGATCTACCGCGCCACCGCGCAGTGGTTCATCGGCATGGACAAAGAGCCGGTCAGCGGCGACACCCTGCGTGTGCGCTCGCTCAAAGCCATCGAAGACACCAAGTTCGTTCCGGCCTGGGGCCAGGCGCGTCTGCACTCGATGATCGCCAACCGTCCGGACTGGTGCATCTCCCGTCAGCGCAACTGGGGCGTGCCGATCCCGTTCTTCCTCAACAAGGAAAGCGGCGAACTGCACCCGCGCACTGTCGAGCTGATGGAAGAAGTCGCCAAGCGCGTTGAAGTCGAAGGCATCGAAGCCTGGTTCAAGCTCGACGCCGCCGAACTGCTGGGTGATGAAGCACCGCAGTACGACAAGATCAGCGACACCCTCGACGTCTGGTTCGATTCGGGTACCACGCACTGGCACGTCCTGCGCGGTTCGCATCCGATGGGTCACGAGACCGGCCCGCGTGCCGACCTGTACCTGGAAGGTTCCGACCAGCACCGTGGCTGGTTCCACTCGTCGCTGCTGACCGGTTGCGCCATCGACAACCACGCGCCGTACCGCGAGCTGCTGACCCACGGTTTCACCGTCGACGAGTCTGGTCGCAAGATGTCCAAGTCGCTGGGCAACGTGATCGCGCCGCAGAAAGTCAACGACACTCTGGGCGCCGACATCATGCGTCTGTGGGTGGCTTCGACCGACTACTCCGGTGAAATGGCGGTTTCCGAACAGATCCTGCAACGCAGCGCGGACGCCTATCGTCGTATCCGTAACACCGCGCGCTTCCTGCTCTCGAACCTGACCGGCTTCAACCCGGCCACTGACATCCTGCCGGCTGAAGAAATGCTCGCGCTGGATCGTTGGGCGGTAGACCGCACCCTGCTGCTGCAACGCGAGTTGCAAGAGCATTACGGCGAATATCGTTTCTGGAACGTCTACTCGAAGATCCACAACTTCTGCGTGCAGGAGCTGGGTGGTTTCTACCTCGACATCATCAAGGACCGTCAGTACACCACTGGCGCCGACAGCAAGGCTCGTCGTTCGTGCCAGACCGCGCTGTTCCATATCTCCGAAGCGCTGGTGCGCTGGATCGCACCGATCCTGGCGTTCACCGCCGATGAGCTGTGGCAGTACCTGCCGGGCGAGCGCAATGAATCCGTCATGCTCAACACCTGGTATGAGGGTCTGACCGAGCTGCCGGAAGGCTTCGAGCTGGGTCGCGCCTACTGGGATCGCATCATGGAAGTGAAGGTTGCGGTCAACAAAGAGATGGAAATCCAGCGCGCGGCCAAGGCCGTCGGTGGCAACCTGCAGGCCGAAGTGACGCTGTTCGCCGAAGAGGCGCTGAGCGCCGATCTGGCCAAGCTGAGCAACGAACTGCGCTTCGTTCTGATCACTTCGACCGCCAGCGTCGCGCCGTTTGTACAGGCTCCGGCTGACGCGGTGGTCACCGAAGTCAGCGGCCTGAAGCTGCAGATCGTCAAATCGGCCTTCCCGAAATGCGCCCGTTGCTGGCACTGCCGTGAAGACGTCGGCGTGAACCCGGAGCATCCGGAGATCTGCGGTCGTTGCGTCGACAACATCAGCGGCGCAGGCGAGGTTCGTCACTATGCCTGA
- the ribF gene encoding bifunctional riboflavin kinase/FAD synthetase, with the protein MQLVRGLHNLRPQHRGCVATIGNFDGVHRGHQAILARLRERALELGVPSCVVIFEPQPREFFAPETAPARLARLRDKLQLLAAEGVDRVLCLAFNQRLSKLSASEFVDTILVDGLGVQHLEVGDDFRFGCDRLGDFDFLLQAGQVHGFTVEAAQTVELDGIRVSSTQVRNALAAADFALAERLLGRPYRIAGRVLHGQKLARQLGTPTANIQLKRRRVPFTGVYLVDVDIDGKTWPGVANIGVRPTVQGDGKAHLEVHLLDFAGDLYDRRLTVVFHQKLREEQRFASLEALKTAINADVATARALAAPSAHR; encoded by the coding sequence ATGCAGCTGGTTCGAGGCCTCCACAACTTGCGCCCCCAGCATCGGGGCTGCGTCGCCACTATTGGCAACTTTGACGGTGTTCACCGTGGTCACCAGGCTATCCTGGCCCGACTGCGTGAGCGTGCGCTCGAGTTGGGCGTACCCAGCTGCGTGGTGATTTTCGAGCCGCAGCCACGGGAATTCTTTGCGCCAGAGACCGCGCCGGCGCGTCTGGCACGGTTGCGCGACAAGCTGCAACTGCTGGCGGCCGAAGGCGTTGACCGGGTTCTGTGCCTGGCATTCAACCAGCGCTTGAGCAAGCTCAGCGCCAGTGAGTTCGTCGATACCATTCTGGTGGACGGCCTCGGCGTACAACATCTGGAAGTGGGTGACGACTTCCGCTTCGGCTGCGATCGCCTCGGCGATTTCGATTTTTTGTTGCAGGCCGGGCAAGTTCACGGCTTCACCGTTGAAGCTGCGCAAACCGTCGAGCTGGACGGCATTCGCGTCAGCAGCACCCAGGTGCGCAACGCGTTGGCCGCCGCAGATTTCGCGCTGGCCGAACGTTTGCTCGGCCGTCCGTACCGCATCGCCGGTCGCGTGCTGCATGGCCAGAAACTGGCCCGGCAACTGGGTACGCCCACGGCCAACATTCAACTCAAGCGTCGTCGCGTGCCGTTCACCGGGGTGTATCTGGTGGATGTCGATATTGACGGCAAAACCTGGCCCGGCGTCGCCAATATCGGCGTGCGGCCCACGGTGCAAGGTGATGGCAAGGCCCACCTTGAGGTTCATCTTTTAGATTTTGCCGGCGATCTGTATGACCGGCGTTTGACGGTGGTTTTCCACCAAAAGCTGCGTGAAGAGCAGCGATTCGCCTCCCTGGAGGCATTGAAAACGGCGATCAATGCGGATGTCGCCACCGCCCGTGCACTAGCCGCACCTAGCGCCCATCGCTAA
- the murJ gene encoding murein biosynthesis integral membrane protein MurJ, producing MNLLKSLAAVSSITMLSRVLGFVRDTLIARTFGAGMATDAFFIAFKLPNLLRRIFAEGAFSQAFVPILAEYKSQQGEEATRTFIAYVSGLLTLVLAVVTALGMIAAPWVIWATAPGFTDTPEKFQLTSDLLRVTFPYILLISLSSLAGAILNTWNRFSVPAFVPTLLNVSMIVFSLFLTPYFDPPVMALGWAVLVGGLAQLLYQLPHLKKIGMLVLPRLNLRDSGVWRVMKQMLPAILGVSVSQISLIINTIFASFLVAGSVSWMYYADRLMELPSGVLGVALGTILLPTLAKTYASKDRHEYSRILDWGLRLCFVLVLPCALALGILAEPLTVSLFQYGQFSGFDAEMTQRALIAYSVGLLGIIVIKVLAPGFYAQQNIRTPVKIAIFTLVVTQLFNLVLIGPLAHAGLALAISAGACLNAGLLFYQLRKQKMYQPQPGWYMFGFKLVVAVVVMSAVLLIGMHFMPAWDQGHMLERFLRLGALVVAGVVAYFGMLLLLGFRLRDFNRKALS from the coding sequence ATGAATCTGCTCAAATCGTTGGCCGCCGTCAGCTCTATCACGATGCTTTCCCGTGTTTTGGGGTTTGTTCGTGACACGCTGATTGCTCGCACATTCGGCGCCGGGATGGCGACGGATGCCTTCTTTATTGCCTTCAAATTGCCCAATCTGCTGCGGCGGATCTTCGCCGAGGGCGCTTTCTCGCAGGCATTTGTGCCGATTCTGGCCGAATACAAAAGCCAACAGGGCGAGGAGGCGACACGCACATTCATTGCCTACGTTTCGGGGTTGCTGACCTTGGTGTTGGCCGTGGTCACTGCGCTGGGCATGATCGCGGCGCCCTGGGTGATCTGGGCCACGGCGCCCGGTTTCACCGACACACCGGAAAAATTCCAGCTCACCTCCGATCTGTTGCGGGTGACGTTCCCTTATATATTGCTGATCTCGCTGTCGTCGCTGGCCGGTGCGATTCTCAATACCTGGAACCGCTTTTCGGTGCCGGCGTTTGTGCCGACCCTGCTTAACGTCAGCATGATCGTGTTTTCGCTGTTCCTGACGCCGTACTTCGATCCGCCGGTCATGGCCTTGGGCTGGGCCGTGCTGGTGGGCGGTCTGGCGCAACTGCTTTATCAACTGCCGCACCTGAAAAAGATCGGCATGCTGGTGTTGCCGCGCCTGAACCTGCGCGATAGCGGTGTCTGGCGGGTAATGAAGCAGATGTTGCCGGCGATCCTCGGCGTGTCGGTCAGTCAGATTTCGCTGATTATCAACACCATCTTCGCCTCGTTTCTGGTCGCGGGCTCGGTGTCGTGGATGTATTACGCCGACCGCTTGATGGAATTGCCATCCGGCGTGCTCGGCGTGGCGCTGGGCACCATTCTGCTGCCGACGCTGGCGAAAACCTACGCCAGCAAGGATCGCCATGAGTATTCGCGAATCCTCGATTGGGGTCTGCGTCTGTGCTTTGTGCTGGTGCTGCCGTGTGCACTGGCGCTGGGGATTCTCGCTGAACCGTTGACCGTATCGCTGTTCCAGTACGGTCAGTTCAGTGGCTTCGATGCCGAAATGACCCAGCGGGCGCTGATTGCCTATTCTGTCGGTCTGCTCGGGATTATCGTGATCAAAGTGCTGGCGCCGGGCTTTTATGCGCAACAGAACATTCGTACCCCGGTGAAAATCGCGATCTTCACCCTGGTGGTCACTCAATTATTCAACCTGGTATTGATTGGTCCGTTGGCGCACGCCGGCCTGGCGCTCGCGATCAGTGCCGGCGCGTGCCTGAATGCCGGGCTGCTGTTCTATCAATTGCGCAAACAAAAGATGTATCAACCGCAACCGGGTTGGTACATGTTCGGCTTCAAACTGGTAGTGGCTGTGGTGGTAATGTCCGCAGTATTGCTGATCGGCATGCATTTCATGCCCGCGTGGGATCAAGGCCACATGCTTGAGCGCTTCCTGCGTCTTGGCGCTTTGGTGGTTGCCGGTGTGGTCGCTTATTTCGGTATGTTGCTGCTGCTCGGTTTCCGTCTGCGTGACTTCAATCGCAAGGCCTTGAGCTGA
- the rpsT gene encoding 30S ribosomal protein S20, giving the protein MANSPSAKKRAKQAEKRRSHNASLRSMVRTYIKNVVKAIDAKDAEKAQAAYVLAVPVIDRMADKGIIHKNKAARHKSRLNGHVKALKEAA; this is encoded by the coding sequence GTGGCCAACTCACCTTCCGCCAAAAAACGTGCAAAACAGGCTGAGAAGCGTCGCAGCCACAACGCCAGCCTGCGTTCCATGGTTCGCACCTACATCAAGAATGTAGTTAAAGCCATCGACGCAAAAGACGCTGAAAAAGCTCAAGCTGCATACGTTCTGGCTGTGCCAGTTATCGACCGTATGGCCGATAAAGGCATCATCCACAAGAACAAGGCTGCTCGCCATAAGAGCCGCCTGAATGGCCACGTTAAAGCGCTGAAAGAAGCTGCTTAA
- a CDS encoding CreA family protein — translation MRIAKGLLGLLMALPLLASAEEIGQVSTVFKLVGPNDRIVVEAFDDPKVEGVTCYLSRAKTGGVKGGLGLAEDRAEASIACRQVGPIKFKGELKDGDEVFKERTSLVFKTMQVVRFLDKKRNTLVYLVYSDRVIEGSPQNAVTAIPILPWVPVQQ, via the coding sequence ATGCGTATAGCAAAAGGATTGTTGGGTCTGTTGATGGCGTTGCCGTTGCTGGCCTCGGCCGAAGAGATCGGTCAGGTATCGACAGTGTTCAAGCTTGTCGGTCCAAATGATCGGATCGTGGTCGAGGCGTTTGATGATCCGAAGGTCGAGGGTGTGACCTGCTATCTATCGCGCGCCAAGACTGGGGGCGTGAAAGGTGGCTTGGGTCTGGCTGAGGATCGCGCCGAAGCCTCGATCGCCTGCCGTCAGGTGGGTCCGATCAAGTTCAAAGGCGAGCTGAAGGATGGTGACGAGGTGTTCAAGGAGCGCACGTCGCTGGTGTTCAAGACCATGCAGGTGGTGCGCTTCCTCGACAAGAAGCGCAACACGCTGGTGTATCTGGTCTACAGCGATCGCGTGATCGAGGGTAGTCCGCAGAATGCGGTGACCGCCATCCCTATTCTGCCGTGGGTGCCGGTTCAGCAATAA
- the proB gene encoding glutamate 5-kinase, protein MRSKVTGAQRWVVKIGSALLTADGKGLDRAAMSVWVEQMVALHEAGVELVLVSSGAVAAGMSRLGWTARPSAMHELQAAAAIGQMGLVQAWESSFAEHGRHTAQILLTHDDLSDRKRYLNARSTLRALVELKVIPVINENDTVVTDEIRFGDNDTLAALVANLVEADLLVILTDRDGMFDADPRNNPEAQLIYEARADDPALDAVAGGTGGALGRGGMQTKLRAARLAARSGAHTIIVGGRLERVLDRLKAGERIGTLLSPERGMLAARKQWLAGHLQTRGTLVLDDGAVSALSQGNKSLLPVGVKLVQGSFRRGEMVVCVAPDGREIARGLANYSALEAQKIIGQSSEAIVGLLGYMAEPELVHRDNLILV, encoded by the coding sequence ATGCGGAGCAAGGTGACAGGTGCGCAGCGTTGGGTCGTGAAGATCGGCAGCGCTTTGCTGACAGCTGATGGCAAAGGGCTGGATCGTGCGGCAATGAGTGTTTGGGTCGAGCAGATGGTGGCCTTGCATGAGGCCGGCGTCGAGTTGGTGCTGGTGTCCTCCGGGGCAGTGGCGGCCGGCATGAGCCGTTTGGGCTGGACCGCACGACCCAGTGCGATGCACGAGCTCCAGGCGGCCGCGGCAATTGGCCAGATGGGGCTGGTGCAGGCTTGGGAGTCGAGCTTCGCCGAGCATGGTCGGCACACTGCGCAGATTCTCCTGACTCACGACGACCTCTCCGATCGCAAGCGCTACCTGAACGCCCGCAGCACCTTGCGTGCGCTGGTCGAGCTGAAAGTCATTCCGGTGATCAATGAAAACGACACCGTGGTCACCGATGAAATCCGTTTTGGTGACAACGACACGCTGGCAGCGCTGGTGGCCAACCTGGTTGAAGCCGATTTGCTGGTGATTCTCACGGATCGCGATGGCATGTTCGACGCTGATCCGCGTAACAATCCCGAGGCTCAGCTGATTTATGAGGCTCGCGCCGATGATCCGGCTCTGGATGCGGTTGCGGGTGGAACTGGCGGTGCGCTGGGGCGGGGCGGCATGCAGACCAAGTTGCGTGCGGCGCGTCTGGCTGCGCGTTCCGGTGCGCATACCATCATTGTCGGTGGGCGTCTTGAGCGTGTACTTGATCGCCTGAAGGCGGGTGAGCGTATCGGCACCTTGCTGTCGCCTGAGCGTGGCATGCTCGCGGCGCGCAAGCAGTGGCTGGCTGGGCATCTGCAGACTCGCGGCACGCTGGTGTTGGATGATGGGGCGGTGTCGGCGTTATCCCAAGGCAACAAGAGCTTGCTGCCAGTGGGTGTGAAGTTGGTGCAGGGCAGTTTCCGTCGCGGTGAGATGGTGGTCTGTGTGGCGCCGGATGGTCGTGAAATCGCCCGTGGTCTCGCCAATTACAGTGCGCTGGAAGCGCAAAAAATTATCGGTCAGTCGTCAGAGGCGATTGTCGGTTTGCTGGGTTACATGGCTGAGCCGGAATTGGTTCATCGTGACAACCTGATTCTGGTTTAA